Below is a window of Komagataella phaffii GS115 chromosome 1, complete sequence DNA.
CGGCCCATTCGGTCTATAGGCCATCAGCACGACCAGCACGTCAATCACAGTCAAAACAACACCCCAAAATAAAGGGATGCCAAACAGGATATTTAGTGAGACTGCCGTTCCAACAACCTCGGCCAAGTCTGTGGCTATAATTGCCAGCTCAGCCATTATATACATCAGCAGATTTAGTTTTTTTGGTAGATGAGCTCTGCAATTCTGTGCTAAGTCAAGACCTGTAACGCATCCGAGTTTTGTGCATAAGCTTTGCAGGAATATGGCCATGATGTTACTGACAAAAACTGTAACCAATAGTTTGTATTCAAACTTGGCACCAGCAGATACGGCTGTGCTGTAGTTTCCGGGATCCATATTGGCCACACTAACCATTATCCCTGGCCCAAGAAACTTCAGATACTTGAAGAACATCCGTATTATTTTCGGTTTCAGTTTTGCTGTCGGCGGAGAGTCGAAAGGCTCTGgtggagaagaaggaactcGTTGCGTGGCTCCTTCTGGAATACTTTTGCCCTCAAACTCTGGCTCAGCCTGTTGATCCAACAGTCGAACCGACAAGTCTTCACTGCGGTCATATTTGGCAAAGTTCATCCTCTGCACCTCTCAAGTGAATTCTGCTGTGTTACTTAGGTGTGAAGAATTATTGGGAAGATAACTTATCTTTGTAACCCGCGACAAAGTCGATACGTGGAAGCACTGGTATCTAAGATTAAAGGTGAGACGAGTGAAAATATCAGCGCGAGGGATGAAATTCCAAGGGTCCGTCCCCCCTGGGCCCAATGATGAGGATGTTTGGGTGGAGTTCGAGAAAACGatatcaattttttttttgtccCCAGcttcaagagaagattGATAAGATCACCAGAAATGGTTGATTTCAGGGGAAAGTTTGTTCTAGCACCGATGGTACGTGTTGGAGAGCTTCCCACAAGACTGTTGGCTCTTAAACACGGTGCTGATCTCGTTTGGGGTCCCGAAACCATCGATaagaagattcttcagtgcgaaagagttgaaaataGGAAACTTGGAACTATCGATTTTCTAAGTCAGGGAGGGAGCACAAAAGTTCCTGGAGTAACCAATCTTGTGTTTCGTGTATATCCACCAGCAGAAAAGGGAAAGCTGATATTTCAAATGGGCACGGCTAATCCGGAATTGGCGGTACGTGCAGCTAAGATTGTGGTGAACGATGTTAGTGGTATTGATGTTAACGCAGGGTGTCCGAAGCACTTTAGTATACACAGTGGAATGGGAGCTGCGTTATTGAGTACTCCTGCGTTGTTGGAGGAGATTTTAACTAGACTGGTAACCGAAGTTGGACGCCCCAATGGGAAGCCAATAAGTGTTAAAATTAGAGTACTTGAGAACGAACAAAAGACCTTGGAACTGGTTGAAAGGTTAGTCAAGACAGGGATCAGCAATTTGACTGTGCATTGTCGTACCAAGAATATGCGTAATAGAGAAGCTCCCATCAGAGACTACCTGGAAGGTATCCTGGATCACTGCAGATCGAACAAAGTTAGTTTGGTGATTAATGGTGGTATAAAAGATCGCAATGATTTCATTGCAATACAAGAGAAATATGGCATGGATGTTGGAGCTATGGTTGCTTCAGAAGCGGAGTTAAACCCTACTTGTTTCCGAAAAGTCCCTCTGCCTTGGAGGGAGGTATGTAAAGAGTTTCTAGAGTTTGCAGACCGATTTGCTAATTGGAAAGGAAACAGCAAATACTGTTTAGGGAGAATTGTGCCTGGAGGGGATCCCATTAGAAGAGACTTGTCTTCTGCAAAAGAACATAATGATTTaatgaaactgtttgaagTGGCGACCTGGGAAGCCCCATcatccaaagaaaatacGCCGCTAGATGTCAACACAGACACCACCAGCATAGATGACGCAGAAGAAACTTTAATTCGTAAAAGATCTCCATCACCGGAAGGTCACACAGCCAAGAGGCGTTAAATTATATACACACTTATGTTAATTATCTATGGTACAATGCGTTGTAGGCGTTTACGACAGAAGCTCTTTGAGTCCACACCAGGCGCCCGCAGCAAGCACCATCAATCCTGAGGATATAGCCATTGGTTTAATTCCCTTggaagatttgaaaatagCTCCTGCCAAAGCTCCAGCAGCCAGAGAGTTGTATGTGTCGTGCTTACCACGGAAGGAATCCAGAGTTGAGTTTATGATGTTGTAAGTCACGGCTAGGACACCAGCAGAATTCCCTAAGAAAGGACCTCTTCTTGTGACGTGATTCAAAATAGTGTTCAGTTTTAACTTACCACTGACATCGGCACCTTTGGGTAGATTGGCCACCCCCTCACGGAATCCGTAGAGGCCACCAGTTCCAAGACCTAGCAAATAGGCGGTTCCTGTTCCGTAACATAAATCGTCAGACCATCCACGAGATGCAATCAAACCCTGAGAACCTTCCAATGGGGACAGTtgttcatcttccaaatctaAGTACTCGAGGTCTTTGTCTAAGCCGGCCAACGGGTGGAGGGAGTTTGTATCAAACACACCAGGACTCTTGATGATATTGGAAACATCGGAGATGGTGCTAGGATCGAAGCCCAGCGTTTGTTGGAGTTGCTGGCTTGATTCAGGTGCAGCTTCCTGctctttgttgttgtttccTCCAAAAGGCCACACCATGATGTTGTATAATAAATATATaaatgttgaaattttttcatttcaCGGCCAGCGAGAAGTAATTGTTTGTTGGTAGGGGGGAAGGTGCTAGAAAAGAGTGGCGGGAGCTGCTGGAAGGAGAGAGGTTAGTTGGTGGGCGAGAACTAAAGTAAGTGCAAGACCAACTGTACGTAATTGACAAGACAAGTGAAGCTGTTGTAAAATTTTACGAGGCAAAAGGAAATGAAGCTGTGTGAAGTGAGCAAAAGAGGTACTTGGAGTCCCTCATTGAGGTAATTGCGGAAGTATATCCTCTGAAACCCAATTTGCTGCTATCCACCCACACCAGAATCACCAATCACCAATTACTACAAGGTTGTTGTTGTACCCCttcatttttcatcctAACATCGCTCTTCTTGCAAATGTTTGAGTCGGGGCACTATCTTCAAACAACATCCAACAGCATTCTGTAGATTAAACCTGGGTAACCAGCCGCAAACTACCTGCCGTTGACATCACTCGCACTGCgttttgttgaattttttgttggCCCAACGTCGTGTGCAACACGACCATTTCTCGTGTCTCTGAATCGCGTTTTATAAAGGCGATGTCTCGTCTCTATAGCTGCTGTGAACACTTCTCCTACCAGTTAATACACCAAATTGTACCGTTTGTCGAACCCGGTTGCTCTATTGAAAGCTTTCCGAATCACAAAACCTGCTAATTTCAGTGCATTCACAACCTCACAATTTGGACCATTTTTCACATATACACAAGGGTATGTATAAcattttgagtttttccGTTTTTTTGGGCTTAGATTGAAAGGTTACTTTATTGGCTTGATAATTGATTCAATTAGACAGAATGTACTATGAATTGAGTGAAAActgttttttttcaatgtgtGGAGAGGGTCTGGTCCACATTATTCTGCTCTTCTACCCAACAGGGCAATGATCGGATGAGCAGTTCATGGAAGGCTCTCGCCCTACCCACCTTCTAGCTGGGAAGGTGTATTTCTTTCGCGAAGGAGCTTGGAGCGCACTTCTTGGCTCCCTCTGTGGCCCAACACCCTTTCCTCTGCATTGCATAACAGTCTTCATCATATCTGTCAAATTCAACCGTTCTAATCTGGACCAAAAGCGGAAAGTTAGCTGAAAACGCTAATACCTCCACAATTCCATGCGTAATGTTCTTTTTTCTAACCTTTTATTTAGATATAGGTTGAACAACATACAACTACATCGCAGAACAATGAGTAGTGTTAACCACTCTCTCCGTCATTCAAAGCTACCGCCGCATTTCCTTGGTCTCAACTCGGTTGAAGTCGCTGCTCCCTCCAAGGTCAGAGACTTTGTCAGGGACCATGGTGGCCACTCGGTCATCACGAGAGTGCTGATCGCAAACAACGGTATAGCTGCCGTGAAAGAAATTCGTTCCGTCAGGAAATGGGCGTATGAAACGTTTGGTAACGATAGAGCCATTCAATTTATTGTTATGGCTACCCCAGAGGATCTTGAAGCTAATGCTGAATATATTCGAATGGCTGACCAGTATGTCATGGTCCCAGGAGGAACTGCAAACAACAACTATGCGAACGTCGACCTCATTGTAGAAATAGCAGAATCTACTGATGCTCATGCTGTTTGGGCTGGTTGGGGTTTTGCCTCCGAAAATCCCCATTTGCCTGAGCAACTGGCCGCTTCTCCTAAGAAGATTATCTTCATTGGCCCTCCGGGCTCTGCCATGCGATCTCTTGGTGACAAGATTTCCTCTACTATTGTCGCACAACATGCTAAAGTCCCATGTATTCCTTGGTCAGGAACTGGTGTCGATCAGGTTATAATCGACCCCGTAAGCAATTTGGTTTCcgttgatgaagaaacGTACGCCAAAGGATGCTGTTCCGATCCACAGGACGGTTTGGCAAAAGCCAAGGCTATTGGTTTCCCTGTGATGATTAAAGCTTCCGAAGGTGGTGGTGGTAAAGGAATTAGAAAAGTTGACAGGGAGgaagattttctttctctttatGATCAAGCTGCTAATGAAATTCCAGGTTCCCCAATTTTTATCATGAAGCTTGCTGGAGATGCCAGGCATTTGGAAGTTCAATTACTTGCTGATCAATATGGAACCAACATCTCcctttttggaagagattgttccgttcaaagaagacaCCAAAAGATCATAGAAGAGGCACCAGTTACCATTGCCAAACAAGACACTTTCAGGCAAATGGAACAAGCCGCTGTCAGACTGGGTCAATTGGTTGGATACGTTTCTGCCGGTACCGTTGAGTATCTATATTCACACGCTGAGGACAAGTTCTACTTCTTGGAACTGAACCCTCGTCTTCAAGTTGAGCATCCAACCACAGAAATGGCCACAGGTGTCAATCTTCCAGTTGCCCAGTTGCTAATTGCAATGGGTATTCCTTTGAATAGAATCAGAGATATCAGGGTACTTTACGGACTTGAACCAAATGGCGCTACAGaaattgactttgaattcaaaactgaagaaagCTTGAAGAGTCAAAGAAAACCCATTCCAAAGGGTCACACTATTGCATGTCGTATCACATCTGAAGATCCTGGTGAAGGTTTTAAGCCTTCTGGTGGTGCTCTATATGAGCTAAATTTCAGATCTTCTTCTAGCGTTTGGGGTTACTTCAGTGTAGGAAACAAATCCTCAATTCATTCTTTCAGTGACTCTCAATTTGGTCATATATTCTCGTTTGGCGAAAACCGTCAAATCGCCAGAAAAAATATGGTCGTCGCCTTGAAAGAGCTTTCTATTCGTGGTGACTTTAGAACTACAATTGAGTACTTAATAAAACTGTTGGAAACAGCTGATTTCGAGAACAACACCATCACTACTGGTTGGTTGGACGAACTGATCTCGAAGAAGCTGACTGCTGAAAGACCTGATGAAACCACAGCAATTTTATGTGGTGCTGTCACTAAAGCGTACATTCAATGGGATCTTTGCCGCAAAGAGTATGTTGCCAGCTTAGGAAAAAGGTCAAATCCCAGGCAAAGAACTTCTTCGTACTATTTTCCCAATTGAATTTATTTATGAAGGAAAGAAGTACAAGTTTACTGTGGTTCAGGCTGCATTTGACAAATACAACGTCTTTGTCAACGGATGTATGATTACTGTAAGTGTAACCCATTTGAAGGATGGCAGTTTATTGGTAGCACTTGATGGTAAATCCCATTCTGTCTATTACTTGCAGGAAGAAGTCGGAAATACTAGGTTGTCGGTGGATGGTAAATCTTGCATTTTAGAAGTTGAGCATGAGCCAACTGAACTTCGTACTCCATCTCCAGGTAAACTTATCAAATATCTTGTGGAACACGGTGATCACGTCAAAATTGGACAACCTTACGCTGAAGTTGAAGTAATGAAGATGTGTATGCCTTTGGTCAGTCAGGAGAATGGAACTATCAGGTTATTGAAGCAGCCAGGATCTTCGGTTGCCGCTGGAGACATCCTTGCTATTCTTGCATTGGATGATCCCAGCAAGGTGAAGCATGCTTTGCCATTCGATGGTACAATCCCTGATATGAAACAGCCATTTATCCATAGCAACAAACCAGTTTATAAGTTCATTTCTCTTCTCTCCGTGCTGAAAAACATTTTAGCAGGGTATGATAATCAAGTTGTGATGAACGATACTCTGCAGAGTCTATTGGATGTGTTGAAGAACCCTGAACTTCCTTATTCGGAATGGAATCATTCGATATCTGCACTTCATTCAAGGTTACCAATTCATTTGGACGAACAATTGACCAGTTTGATTGAGAGATCGCATCAACGTGGTGCAGACTTTCCAGCTAAGCACTTGCTCAAGCTTTTGGACAAGGAGCAGGCTGTTAATCCTGATCCACTTTTCTCCCAGGTCATTGCGCCTCTTACTGCTGTTGCCAAAAGCTACGAACATGGACTTGAAGTTCATGAACACAATGTATTCGCCGATTTGATCACCCAATACTACGACATAGAGAGCTTGTTTGCCGATAAAAGGGAGGAAGATGTTATTTTACAGCTACGTGATGAGAACAAATCGTCCCTTGACAAGGTCATCGATGTCGTCTTGTCACATTCCAGAGTTGGAGCTAAGAACCATTTAATCAGAGCTATTCTGGAAATTTATCAAACTATCTGCCAAAATGATCTCCAAGCTGCaaccattttgaagaaacctttgaaaaagattgttGAGCTAGATTCTAGATTTACAGCAAAGGTTTCGTTAAAAGCTAGAGAGATTTTGATTCAATGTTCCCTTCCCTCTATCAAAGAACGTTCAGACCAGCTCGAGCATATCCTTCGATCTTCAGTTGTACAAACTCAGTACGGAGAGAGCTTCAATGGA
It encodes the following:
- a CDS encoding Essential protein of the mitochondrial inner membrane, component of the mitochondrial import system yields the protein MVWPFGGNNNKEQEAAPESSQQLQQTLGFDPSTISDVSNIIKSPGVFDTNSLHPLAGLDKDLEYLDLEDEQLSPLEGSQGLIASRGWSDDLCYGTGTAYLLGLGTGGLYGFREGVANLPKGADVSGKLKLNTILNHVTRRGPFLGNSAGVLAVTYNIINSTLDSFRGKHDTYNSLAAGALAGAIFKSSKGIKPMAISSGLMVLAAGAWCGLKELLS